The Amycolatopsis umgeniensis DNA segment CCACCTGCCGGGGGACCTCACCATCGAGGGCGGGATCGTGCGGGCGGCGAACGGCGCCCGCGTGTCGGTCGCGGAGCTGGTCGCCGCCGAGCCCGGCGGTGTGCTGAGCCTGGAATCCCGGTACACACCGCCCAACCTCACCCCGGAGATGGTCAAGACCACGTTGGAGGAGAGCACCTTCAACATCACCGGGCCGATCGGGCCGGATCACGTGACCTTCAGCTACGGCGCGAACTTCGCCGAGGTCCGGATCGACCCGATCACCCGCCGGGTCCGGCTGGGCCGGATGGTCGGGGTCTTCGGCGTCGGCAAGGTGATCAACCCGCGCGTCACCAGGAGCATGCTGATGGGCGGGATGATCTGGGCGGCGGGCCACGCCCTGATGGAGAAGACCATCCTGGACCGGGGCAAGGCCCGGTTCGTGAACACCGACCTCGCCGGCTACCACATGGCCACGAGCGCCGACATCGGTGAGGTGATCGTCGAGACCGTGGAGGAACGCGACGATCTGGTCAACGTCCTGGGCGCCAAGGGCGGCGTGGGCGAGATGGGCATCGTGGGGATGCCCGCCGCGATCGCCAACGCCGTCCACCACGCGACCGGCATCCGCGTACGCCGGGTGCCGATCCTGGTCGACGACCTGGTGTGAGGGGTCGTGGGTTGCCCTCCGCCCGTGAGGGCAACCCACCGCTCAGTCGACGAGCGGTGGCCGTGTCCGGCTTCTCTTCAGCTCGAAGAACCCGTCGACACTGGCCAACGCCGAGATCCCGTCGTAAAGCGTCCCCGCCGCCTCACCGCGCGGGATGGGCGAGATGACCGGGCCGAAGAAGGCCACCCCCCGGATCGCGATCACCGGCGTGCCGACCTCGTACCCGACACGGCTCATCCCGTCGTGATGCGAGGCCCAGAGCGCGGCGTCGTAGTCCTCCGTGTCCGCGGCGTCCGCCAGATCGATCGGCAGGTCCGCCTCGCGGAGCGATTCGATGATCGCCTCACGGTCGAGGATCCGCCCCTGATACTGGTACCTCGTGCCGAAAGCGGTGTAGAGCGGCCCCAGCACCTTGTTGCCGTGGCGTTGCTCCGCCGCGATCGTCACCCGCGCCGGGCCCCAGCCCTCATCGACGATCGCCTGGTGCTCCTCGGGGATGTCACGGCCGTGCTGCAGGACGGACCAGCTCATCACATGCCAGCGGATCTCGATCGGTCGCACCTCGCTCGCCTCGATCAACCACCGCGAGGCGATCCACGACCAGGGGCACATCGCGTCGAACCAGAAATCGACCGGGACACGGTCTTTCATGAACTCTCCTTAACCCGCCTGAAGATCCTTATCAGTAGTGACCGGCGACGACGGCCGGATTCATCGACGGATCACGGATGGAGCAACAGGGGCTCAGCCCTGCTCCGGCACCCACAGCCACGCGGACGCGGCGAACTCCTTCACCACGACCTCGACACGCCGGAACCGGGCGGCGGCGAGCTCGAAACCTCCCGGCCGGACGACCGCGGAGTACACGTGGTCCGACGTGAGCACGGCGAGGTCGCGGTCCGGTTCGTCGGCGATGGCCTGGCGCAGGGGAGGAGCGTCGACCATCCTGGCGAGGTCGACGACGAGCGGCCCGGTGTAGCCGGTGGTGCCGCTGTGGCCGAGGAGCCCCAGCGTCACGGCCATCCGCAGCCTGATCCGGTCTTCGTGGTGCCGGTTGTCTTCGGCGAGCCGCCGCGCGGTCGCCTCGATGAGCTCGGTCAGCATCCGGGACGGGTCGGCGTCACCCGGAAGGTAGATCGAGGCGCCGTCGCCGTGCCACTGGTGATCGACCTGGCCGAGGTCGGCACCCGCGTCGGCGAGGGTGCGCCGCAGCAGGGCCGGGATCCGGTGCTCCAGGCTCTCGCGGCCGGTGGTGGAGCGGCCGCCGAAACCGACCACGTCGACGGTGAGCCCGATTCGCAGCGTCTTGCGCGCCTGGCGGAACGGCGGCGCCGTCATCGCCACCTCGCGGGCGGGTTCGCCGGAGCGCGACTCTTCTCCCGGCGATGAGGGCCGCAATGCCGCGCGGTCGCACGCTTTCCGGCAAGCGGCCAGATCGATGTCGGTGTACGCGAGCAAGTACACGGCCGTGATCGCCGAGGCGGGTGTGGCGGTGAAGTAGTCGACAACCGCGCCGACCAGCGCCCGGGCGGTGTCCGCCGGGTCGCCGCCGCCTTGTCCGGCGCCCAGCAGGGGGAACAGGACGGATCGCACCGGCGTGGGATCGGTGACGCCGTCGATCGCGGTGAGTACGGCGGTGGCGCATCGGCCCACGTCGCGGATCTGGCGGTAGCCGCCGCCGGGCTCACCCTGCACCGCGGCCGAATGCGCGA contains these protein-coding regions:
- a CDS encoding disulfide bond formation protein DsbA, with protein sequence MKDRVPVDFWFDAMCPWSWIASRWLIEASEVRPIEIRWHVMSWSVLQHGRDIPEEHQAIVDEGWGPARVTIAAEQRHGNKVLGPLYTAFGTRYQYQGRILDREAIIESLREADLPIDLADAADTEDYDAALWASHHDGMSRVGYEVGTPVIAIRGVAFFGPVISPIPRGEAAGTLYDGISALASVDGFFELKRSRTRPPLVD
- a CDS encoding macro domain-containing protein, with product MATALTITIVCLAAATVLWWTIRPARPRGPRVLDSGEISLYRMRHVRPERHLGIVTGDLRRVHCAQLWVNPENTAMRMSRVDELSVSAIIRYEGACRDTAGRITADVIADELERRVGPRRPVPAGTAIITGPGDLARFGVRYVAHSAAVQGEPGGGYRQIRDVGRCATAVLTAIDGVTDPTPVRSVLFPLLGAGQGGGDPADTARALVGAVVDYFTATPASAITAVYLLAYTDIDLAACRKACDRAALRPSSPGEESRSGEPAREVAMTAPPFRQARKTLRIGLTVDVVGFGGRSTTGRESLEHRIPALLRRTLADAGADLGQVDHQWHGDGASIYLPGDADPSRMLTELIEATARRLAEDNRHHEDRIRLRMAVTLGLLGHSGTTGYTGPLVVDLARMVDAPPLRQAIADEPDRDLAVLTSDHVYSAVVRPGGFELAAARFRRVEVVVKEFAASAWLWVPEQG